The genomic window GAAACCCATCACGAAGCCCACCACCAGGGAGTTGCGCTGCACATAGGTGCCGAGCACCGGCCCGATCCCGGGAAAGGACGCCCGGGAGTCGAGGCCCGCCGCCGCCAGGGCCTGGGCGAGCACCCAGGCGAGCGCCAGGGTCGCGAGGCCCCCCAGGGCGAACTTGGCAAACTCGAACCGGGCAGCCTCGTGGCGCTCCAGGCCCCGCAGCCAGGGGCGCAGGCGGGGGGTCACGAGCTTGGCGACGGCCACGCCTACGGCCACCGCCGCAAGGGGCAGGAGCATCAGGAGCCACCCGGAGGCGCCGCTCCCCCCTTGCCCGGCGAGCCAGGCCCGGAGGTCCCCGGCGAAGAGCCACCGTTCCAGGAGGGGGCCCAGGAGACCGGCAGCCCAAAGCCCCAGGGGCAGGGCCGCCAGAATCAGGAGCCCGAACCGCCATCGGCCGGCCCAGAGCCCGGCCCTCCGGGGCAGGAGCTGCACGACGTAGGCGCCCGCCAGGAAGGCCAGGGGCACGGTGAAGAACGCGGTCAGCACCGACGGCACCACCTCGGCCACGAAGGGCGCGAAGACCAGGGCTGCCAAGAAGCCGAGAACCACGCTCGGAAGGCTCGCCATCAGCTCCACCGCGGGCTTGATCCGGGCCCGGCTGCGGGGATGCAGGAACTCGCTCGTGTAGATGGCGGCCAGGAGAGCCAGCGGCGCTCCGAAGAGGAGGGAGTAGAAGGTGGCCTTGAGGGTGCCGAAGACGAGCGGCACCAGCCCGTACTTGGGCTCGAAGTCGTCGGTGCCGCTGGAGGACTGCCACACGTGCCCGGGGCTCGCCTCCCCCTCGTAGCGCATGGGCCGGAAGAGGGACGCCAGCGTGGTCTCCGGGTGGGGCGCGTTCACCCTCCACAGGGAGAGCTCCGCGCCGGCCTGGGCCGCGAAGGCGTCGTCCTTGGGGGACAGGGCGAGCGCCCCCACCGGGTCGGCGCCGGCCGGCACCTCTCCCAGGAGCTGGGCGCTGGTCACGTGAAACAGGTCCACCCGGCCGTCGGCAAAACCCGCGGCCAGGATGCGGCGGCGAAAGGAGGGAGCAAACGCGGTGACCGGAATACCGGCCTCCCGCAGCTCCTGCCCGAGGAGCAGGTGGGAGCCGTCGGACGTCTGGGCGTCGTCCGCGCGAACCCGAA from Thermodesulfobacteriota bacterium includes these protein-coding regions:
- a CDS encoding ABC transporter permease subunit, whose translation is RQSFASLIGEPVSLPGAEPVALVDYTVTGSGPVVAAVTAGGTFHVFSVSKRKNLLTGEVTTSTVGGALPLPPRPAPLAGTLPSRLLLSGVADTAYLFWESGHVVRIDTRRPSAPVVAEELDLWDEPGVRLTALSFLIGKTTLVTGDSRGRVRTWFRVRADDAQTSDGSHLLLGQELREAGIPVTAFAPSFRRRILAAGFADGRVDLFHVTSAQLLGEVPAGADPVGALALSPKDDAFAAQAGAELSLWRVNAPHPETTLASLFRPMRYEGEASPGHVWQSSSGTDDFEPKYGLVPLVFGTLKATFYSLLFGAPLALLAAIYTSEFLHPRSRARIKPAVELMASLPSVVLGFLAALVFAPFVAEVVPSVLTAFFTVPLAFLAGAYVVQLLPRRAGLWAGRWRFGLLILAALPLGLWAAGLLGPLLERWLFAGDLRAWLAGQGGSGASGWLLMLLPLAAVAVGVAVAKLVTPRLRPWLRGLERHEAARFEFAKFALGGLATLALAWVLAQALAAAGLDSRASFPGIGPVLGTYVQRNSLVVGFVMGFAIIPIIYTLAEDALSSVPGHLRGASLSAGATPWQTAVRVVLPTAASGLFSALMIGLGRAVGETMIVLMAAGNTPILEWNIFNGFRTLSANIAVELPEAVMGSTHYRTLFLAALTLFLMTFVINTVAEIVRLRFRKRAFEL